In Duganella zoogloeoides, a single genomic region encodes these proteins:
- a CDS encoding sugar porter family MFS transporter: MMHGIEQPVAGSTTTAPPPASTTTLWLAAAVSALGGLLFGYDWVVIGGAKPFYEAWFQLVSPAQQAWAVSCALVGCLVGAIGSGWISDRLGRRRGLLIAAVIFAVSSVGTGWAGSFDGFIAWRMIGGVAIGLAAGLSPVYIAEIAPAAIRGRMVCLNQIAIVLGILGAQIVNLLIAEPVPAGATAAQLAASWNGATGWRWMFAAAAVPAVAFLLGCLLIPESPRWLAGRGRNDDALAALHKLGGADYARGAMHDIRTALGASRGRSLQQVLAEPRFARVLVIGVVLAVLQQWCGINVIFNYAQEIFASAGYAVSDMLFNIVITGVVNCVFALVALATVERWGRRRLMLLGCAGLFVIYLALGACYLAGWQGWPMLLLVVTAIAVYSMTLAPVTWVALSEIFPQEVRGACMAVATTALWAACFLLTYTFPLINAAMGTGMTFWLYAGICLAGFVFVLRKLPETRGKSLEQIEQGWR, from the coding sequence ATGATGCATGGAATAGAACAGCCGGTTGCCGGCAGCACAACCACAGCCCCACCGCCCGCCTCCACCACCACCTTGTGGCTGGCGGCGGCCGTATCCGCCCTGGGCGGGCTGCTGTTCGGCTACGACTGGGTCGTGATCGGCGGCGCCAAGCCGTTTTACGAGGCTTGGTTCCAGCTGGTGTCGCCGGCGCAGCAGGCGTGGGCCGTCAGTTGCGCGCTGGTCGGCTGCCTGGTGGGCGCGATCGGCTCGGGCTGGATCAGCGACAGGCTGGGCCGCCGGCGCGGCCTGTTGATTGCGGCGGTGATTTTTGCCGTGTCATCGGTGGGCACCGGCTGGGCCGGCTCGTTCGACGGCTTTATCGCCTGGCGCATGATCGGCGGCGTGGCCATCGGCCTGGCAGCCGGGCTGTCACCGGTGTACATCGCCGAAATCGCCCCGGCGGCAATACGCGGCCGGATGGTCTGCCTGAACCAGATCGCCATCGTGCTTGGCATTCTCGGCGCGCAAATCGTCAACCTGTTGATCGCCGAACCGGTACCGGCCGGCGCCACCGCCGCCCAGCTGGCCGCCAGCTGGAACGGCGCCACCGGCTGGCGCTGGATGTTTGCCGCTGCTGCCGTGCCGGCGGTCGCCTTCCTGCTTGGCTGCCTCCTGATCCCGGAGAGCCCGCGCTGGCTGGCCGGCCGTGGCCGCAACGACGATGCGCTGGCAGCGCTGCACAAGCTGGGCGGCGCCGACTATGCGCGCGGCGCCATGCACGACATCCGTACCGCGCTGGGCGCATCGAGGGGCCGCAGCTTGCAGCAGGTGCTGGCCGAGCCGCGTTTTGCCCGCGTGCTGGTGATCGGCGTCGTGCTGGCCGTATTGCAGCAATGGTGCGGCATCAACGTGATTTTCAATTATGCCCAGGAGATTTTCGCCTCGGCCGGCTACGCCGTGTCGGACATGCTGTTCAACATCGTCATCACCGGCGTGGTCAACTGCGTGTTCGCGCTGGTGGCGCTGGCAACCGTCGAGCGCTGGGGCCGCCGCCGGCTGATGCTGCTCGGCTGCGCCGGCCTGTTCGTGATCTACCTGGCGCTGGGCGCCTGCTACCTGGCCGGCTGGCAGGGCTGGCCAATGCTGCTGCTGGTGGTGACCGCGATTGCCGTGTACTCGATGACGCTGGCGCCGGTGACCTGGGTGGCGCTGTCCGAAATCTTCCCGCAGGAAGTGCGCGGCGCGTGCATGGCGGTGGCCACCACGGCGCTGTGGGCCGCGTGCTTCCTGCTGACCTACACCTTCCCGTTGATCAACGCCGCCATGGGCACCGGCATGACGTTCTGGCTGTACGCGGGGATCTGCCTGGCGGGGTTTGTCTTCGTGCTGCGCAAATTGCCGGAGACGCGCGGCAAGAGCCTGGAACAGATCGAGCAAGGCTGGCGTTGA
- a CDS encoding family 43 glycosylhydrolase — protein sequence MRYPISRSTTSPRWLPGLLLALAVGGTAGTGPVMAATADTPVAAAATATAVAAAAANRTIRNGDFWRDTSGAPIYSQGGGVLKVGDKYYWYGVKYEEAVGYIATRKPDGSATRFNAVTAYSSTDLVNWTSEGEVIKVAAPGKIFERDAWLGRLGVVYHQRTKKYVLITQYGSKSAGNGVLFATSDTPTGPFKYDNLQTQVANVNGAATGDQTVFIDDDGQPYLIFSNSGERRHLYVAPLRASDFLQVGPAKLVHQAPAGGREGNAMFKHNGLYYFCSSELHGWNASRSYYMTSTSIDGPYTPERLIKGTENDFSHVSQNGFFIAVAGGKQGMVLFAGDRWSNYAGNGNGYNIWVPLTFKGTAPVFNSLSEFSLDARRGTWQVGKGNNYVLNPGFEADRVAQTGVTGWVVSWTNLKGPSPTVNVLDSRTGRWALTLAHDQHTMGSAVQNVTLPNGRYTLKAWIKGSGGQKVARLYAYGHGGPEAAITLETARTAWTEVSVPNVDVKNGSVQIGLYSEGSDGQWLKVDDVSLVAEQ from the coding sequence ATGCGGTATCCGATATCCCGAAGCACAACCAGTCCCCGCTGGTTGCCCGGCTTGCTGCTGGCGCTGGCCGTGGGCGGCACGGCCGGCACCGGACCGGTCATGGCGGCTACCGCCGATACGCCGGTCGCCGCCGCTGCCACCGCCACCGCCGTTGCTGCTGCTGCGGCGAATCGCACCATCCGCAACGGCGACTTCTGGCGCGATACCAGCGGCGCGCCGATCTATTCGCAGGGCGGCGGCGTGCTCAAGGTGGGCGACAAATACTACTGGTATGGCGTCAAGTACGAGGAAGCGGTCGGCTATATCGCTACCCGCAAGCCTGACGGCTCCGCGACCAGATTCAACGCGGTGACCGCCTACTCATCGACCGACCTGGTCAACTGGACCAGCGAGGGCGAAGTAATCAAGGTGGCGGCCCCCGGCAAGATCTTCGAGCGCGATGCCTGGCTCGGTCGGTTGGGCGTGGTCTACCACCAGCGCACCAAAAAATACGTGCTGATCACCCAGTACGGCAGCAAGAGCGCCGGTAACGGCGTGCTGTTCGCCACCAGCGATACGCCCACCGGCCCTTTCAAATACGACAACCTGCAAACGCAAGTGGCCAATGTCAACGGCGCGGCCACCGGCGACCAGACCGTGTTCATCGACGACGACGGCCAGCCTTACCTGATCTTCAGCAATTCCGGCGAGCGGCGCCACCTGTACGTGGCGCCGCTGCGCGCCAGCGACTTCTTGCAGGTGGGTCCGGCCAAGCTGGTGCACCAGGCGCCGGCTGGCGGGCGCGAAGGCAATGCCATGTTCAAGCACAACGGCCTGTATTATTTCTGCTCGTCGGAGCTGCACGGCTGGAATGCCTCGCGCAGCTATTACATGACGTCGACCAGCATCGACGGCCCCTACACGCCCGAGCGCCTGATCAAGGGCACGGAAAACGACTTCTCGCACGTCTCGCAAAACGGCTTTTTCATTGCCGTTGCCGGCGGCAAGCAGGGTATGGTGCTGTTTGCCGGCGACCGCTGGAGCAATTACGCCGGCAACGGCAATGGTTACAACATCTGGGTGCCGCTCACCTTCAAGGGAACGGCGCCGGTATTCAACTCGCTCAGCGAATTCTCGCTCGACGCCAGGCGCGGCACCTGGCAGGTGGGCAAGGGCAACAACTACGTGCTCAATCCCGGCTTCGAGGCCGACCGCGTGGCGCAGACCGGCGTTACCGGCTGGGTGGTCAGCTGGACCAACCTGAAAGGGCCGAGCCCCACCGTCAACGTGCTGGACAGCCGCACCGGCCGCTGGGCGCTGACGCTGGCGCACGACCAGCACACGATGGGCAGCGCGGTGCAGAACGTCACATTGCCGAACGGCCGCTACACGCTCAAGGCGTGGATAAAGGGCAGCGGCGGCCAAAAGGTGGCGCGGCTGTACGCCTACGGCCACGGCGGGCCGGAAGCGGCCATCACGCTCGAAACGGCCCGTACCGCGTGGACCGAGGTCAGCGTGCCCAACGTGGACGTCAAGAACGGCAGCGTGCAGATCGGCTTGTATTCGGAGGGCAGCGATGGTCAGTGGCTCAAGGTCGATGATGTAAGCCTGGTGGCGGAACAGTAA
- a CDS encoding NADH:flavin oxidoreductase/NADH oxidase — MPQSQLFTPLQVRKLTLDNRIVIAPMCQYSAVDGCMTDWHQMHLGQLAQSGAALLTIEATAVLPEGRISYGDVGLYDDATQAAMGRVIDSIRHWSAMPVAVQLNHAGRKASTQKPWDGGAQIAPGQPDGWATVAPSAVAFHDDYVAPAALDHAGLRRIRDGFAAAARRAADLGIDVIQIHAAHGYLLHQFLSPLSNLRTDEYGGALDNRARFPLEVFDAVRAAFPPDRAVSVRISATDWVPGGFTVEEAQAVSKMFEDHGADAIHVSSGGLHRDQDIPVGPGYQVPLARAIKNVVQIPVVAVGLITEPLHAEAIVANGDADLVALARTILYDPRWPWHAAAALGAQVHAASQYLRCQPSQYKQLFRSDR, encoded by the coding sequence ATGCCCCAATCTCAATTGTTCACCCCGCTGCAAGTGCGCAAGCTTACGCTGGACAACCGCATCGTGATCGCGCCGATGTGCCAGTACTCGGCCGTCGATGGTTGCATGACCGACTGGCACCAGATGCACCTGGGCCAGCTGGCGCAATCGGGCGCGGCGCTGCTCACCATCGAGGCGACCGCAGTGCTGCCCGAAGGACGCATCAGCTATGGCGACGTGGGCCTGTACGATGACGCTACCCAGGCCGCCATGGGCCGCGTGATCGACTCGATCCGGCACTGGTCCGCCATGCCGGTTGCGGTGCAACTGAACCACGCCGGCCGCAAGGCTTCCACTCAGAAGCCGTGGGATGGCGGCGCCCAGATCGCCCCGGGCCAGCCCGATGGCTGGGCCACGGTGGCGCCGTCGGCGGTAGCGTTTCATGATGATTACGTTGCCCCGGCGGCGCTCGACCACGCAGGTCTGCGCCGCATCCGCGACGGCTTTGCTGCCGCTGCGCGCCGCGCTGCCGACCTCGGTATCGACGTGATCCAGATCCACGCCGCGCACGGCTACCTGCTGCACCAGTTCCTTTCGCCGTTATCGAACCTGCGCACCGACGAATACGGCGGTGCGCTGGACAACCGCGCGCGCTTTCCGCTCGAGGTGTTCGACGCGGTACGCGCGGCGTTCCCGCCAGATCGCGCCGTCAGCGTGCGCATCTCGGCCACCGACTGGGTGCCGGGTGGCTTTACCGTCGAAGAAGCGCAGGCCGTGTCGAAAATGTTCGAGGACCATGGCGCCGATGCGATCCACGTCTCGAGCGGCGGCCTGCATCGGGACCAGGATATTCCGGTCGGCCCCGGCTACCAGGTGCCGCTGGCGCGCGCCATCAAAAACGTGGTGCAGATTCCGGTGGTGGCCGTGGGCCTGATCACCGAACCGCTGCATGCCGAAGCGATCGTCGCCAACGGCGACGCCGACCTGGTGGCGCTGGCGCGCACCATCCTGTACGACCCGCGCTGGCCATGGCACGCGGCTGCCGCGCTGGGCGCGCAGGTGCACGCTGCCAGCCAGTACCTGCGGTGCCAGCCGTCGCAGTACAAGCAGCTGTTTCGCTCAGATCGGTGA
- the poxB gene encoding ubiquinone-dependent pyruvate dehydrogenase — MSGTAADYLAGTLAQAGVKRIYGVVGDSLNGLTDSLRRQDKIDWVHMRHEEGAAFAAGAEAHLTGELAVCAGSCGPGNLHLINGLFDCQRSGVPVLAIAAHIPSAEIGIDYFQSTHPESLFRECSHYVELVSHPAQLPQILHRAMRIAVAKRGVAVVVIPGDIATQRLHAEPPPWLLPTAPAILPPPADVAQLATILNESERVALFCGAGCASAHAQVIELARTLQAPIVHTLRGKEHIEYDNPYDVGMTGLVGFASGYKAMKGCDTLVVLGADFPYRQFFPEHARIVQIDVRPEALGNRCPLTMGLLGGVRETLTALLPLLEAKTDDSFLASARQDYIAARKDLDQLAALDDGTRHIHPQAVTRIVSELAHDDAIFTCDVGTPIAWTARYLKLNGKRRLVGSFNHGSMANAMLHAIGAQVSHPDRQVISFSGDGGFAMMMGEFLTLLQLDLPVKIVVLNNGTLGFVEMEMKAHGYPDVGCDLKNPNFAAMAEAMGVKGIRVEDPRQLESAIAAALAHNGPVLLDVVTPRQELIMPPTTTVEEAGQFGLFMMKAVLDGRAGELIDLAKVNLLR, encoded by the coding sequence ATGAGCGGTACCGCAGCGGATTACCTGGCAGGCACGCTGGCCCAGGCGGGTGTCAAGCGTATCTATGGCGTGGTGGGCGATTCGCTCAACGGCCTGACCGACTCGCTGCGCCGGCAGGACAAGATCGACTGGGTGCACATGCGCCACGAAGAAGGCGCCGCCTTTGCGGCCGGCGCCGAAGCCCATCTGACCGGCGAACTGGCCGTGTGCGCAGGCAGCTGCGGGCCCGGCAACCTGCACCTGATCAACGGCCTGTTCGACTGCCAGCGCAGTGGCGTGCCGGTGCTGGCGATTGCCGCCCATATCCCGAGCGCGGAAATCGGGATCGACTATTTCCAGTCCACCCACCCCGAAAGCCTGTTCCGGGAGTGCAGCCATTACGTCGAGCTGGTGTCCCATCCGGCGCAGCTGCCGCAGATTTTGCACCGCGCCATGCGCATCGCGGTAGCCAAGCGCGGCGTGGCCGTGGTGGTCATCCCCGGCGATATCGCCACCCAGCGCCTGCATGCCGAGCCGCCACCATGGCTGCTGCCCACCGCGCCGGCGATCCTGCCGCCGCCCGCCGACGTGGCGCAACTGGCCACCATCCTCAACGAATCCGAGCGCGTGGCCCTGTTCTGCGGTGCCGGTTGTGCAAGCGCCCATGCGCAGGTGATCGAACTGGCGCGCACGCTGCAAGCACCCATTGTCCACACGCTGCGCGGCAAGGAACACATCGAATACGACAATCCTTACGACGTGGGCATGACCGGCCTGGTGGGTTTTGCGTCCGGCTACAAGGCCATGAAAGGTTGCGATACGCTGGTGGTGCTGGGGGCGGACTTCCCGTACCGCCAGTTCTTCCCCGAGCATGCGCGCATCGTGCAAATCGACGTGCGGCCCGAGGCGCTGGGCAACCGCTGCCCGCTCACGATGGGCCTGCTGGGCGGCGTCAGGGAGACCTTGACCGCGCTGCTGCCCCTGCTCGAGGCCAAAACCGACGACAGCTTCCTGGCCAGCGCCCGGCAAGACTACATTGCCGCCCGCAAGGACCTCGACCAGCTGGCCGCGCTCGATGACGGCACCCGCCACATTCATCCGCAAGCGGTCACCCGCATCGTCAGCGAACTGGCGCATGATGACGCCATCTTCACCTGCGATGTCGGCACGCCGATCGCCTGGACCGCGCGCTACCTGAAACTGAACGGCAAGCGCCGCCTGGTCGGCTCGTTCAACCACGGCTCGATGGCCAACGCCATGCTGCATGCGATCGGCGCGCAGGTATCGCACCCGGACCGCCAGGTGATTTCATTCTCGGGCGACGGCGGTTTTGCGATGATGATGGGCGAATTCCTCACGCTGCTGCAACTGGACCTGCCGGTAAAAATCGTCGTGCTCAATAACGGCACGCTGGGCTTCGTGGAAATGGAAATGAAAGCCCACGGCTACCCGGACGTCGGTTGCGATCTGAAAAATCCCAATTTCGCCGCCATGGCCGAGGCGATGGGCGTCAAGGGCATCCGCGTGGAGGACCCGCGGCAGCTCGAAAGCGCCATCGCTGCCGCGCTGGCCCACAACGGCCCGGTGCTGCTGGACGTGGTCACCCCGCGCCAGGAATTGATCATGCCGCCGACCACCACGGTGGAAGAGGCCGGCCAGTTCGGGCTGTTCATGATGAAGGCGGTGCTTGACGGCCGCGCCGGTGAACTGATCGACCTGGCCAAAGTGAATTTGCTGCGCTAA
- a CDS encoding alpha/beta hydrolase has translation MTFALVVEPGALEQMRSFNRKLAWAPRFKISNRVMPFVIQSLLRLSQCVPDVRTIRSGARISQLMAQADGLRVPVRVLRGNRPPRAVILDFHGGGWAIGNAQMNDQLNAELIAACDVAVVSVDYRLATNTPLAAIMDDCLAAARWLLDGGLPEYDGLPVYMLGESAGGHLAAATLLQLQRWPALLRRIDGAILYYGVYDLAGTPSVHAAGAETLVLHGPSMAASLRLITPGLTDDQRRAAPASPLYGDLAGLPPAIMFAGERDPLLDDTALMAARWSAVTDVECHVVPEAPHGFIRFPVRIAAQVRSRVHAWINGRVQLAKTISVPDGTPPL, from the coding sequence ATGACGTTCGCGCTGGTGGTTGAACCCGGGGCGCTCGAGCAAATGCGCAGCTTCAACCGCAAGCTGGCATGGGCGCCGCGTTTCAAGATCAGCAACCGCGTGATGCCGTTCGTGATCCAGTCGCTGTTGCGGCTGTCCCAGTGCGTGCCCGATGTGCGCACGATACGGTCCGGCGCGCGTATTTCGCAGCTCATGGCGCAGGCCGATGGACTGCGGGTGCCGGTGCGGGTATTGCGAGGAAACAGGCCGCCGCGCGCGGTGATACTGGATTTTCACGGCGGCGGCTGGGCGATCGGCAATGCGCAGATGAACGACCAGCTTAACGCCGAACTGATCGCGGCGTGCGATGTGGCGGTGGTGTCGGTCGATTACCGGCTGGCGACCAACACGCCGCTGGCGGCCATCATGGACGATTGCCTGGCGGCCGCACGCTGGCTGCTCGATGGCGGGCTGCCGGAATATGACGGGCTACCGGTGTATATGCTTGGCGAATCGGCCGGCGGCCACCTGGCGGCAGCCACGCTGCTGCAATTGCAGCGCTGGCCGGCGCTGCTGCGCCGTATCGATGGCGCCATCTTGTACTACGGCGTGTATGACCTGGCCGGTACGCCCAGCGTGCACGCGGCGGGCGCCGAGACGCTGGTGCTGCACGGCCCCTCGATGGCTGCGTCGCTGCGCCTGATCACGCCCGGTCTGACCGACGACCAGCGCCGCGCCGCGCCGGCTTCGCCCCTGTATGGCGACCTGGCCGGCCTGCCGCCGGCAATCATGTTTGCCGGCGAGCGCGATCCACTGCTTGACGATACCGCCCTGATGGCGGCGCGCTGGAGCGCCGTGACAGACGTCGAATGCCACGTGGTGCCCGAGGCGCCGCATGGTTTCATCCGCTTTCCGGTGCGCATCGCTGCGCAGGTACGCAGCCGTGTCCACGCATGGATCAACGGTCGCGTGCAGTTGGCGAAAACGATCAGTGTGCCGGATGGCACGCCTCCACTATAG
- a CDS encoding DUF1289 domain-containing protein: MAVKSPCTGVCEFEGRTGYCGECLRTLDEARSWKKMTDHKRHQIINDKPRRIQKLAKATAA, encoded by the coding sequence ATGGCAGTCAAATCTCCCTGCACCGGCGTGTGCGAATTCGAAGGCCGCACCGGCTATTGCGGGGAATGCCTGCGCACGCTGGACGAGGCGCGGTCGTGGAAGAAAATGACCGACCACAAGCGGCACCAGATCATCAACGACAAGCCGCGCCGCATCCAGAAGCTGGCCAAGGCCACCGCCGCCTGA
- a CDS encoding CitMHS family transporter, giving the protein MLTVLAYSMVVVFMFLIMTKRLPALVALILVPIIFGVIGGFAPELGPMMLAGIKQLAPTGVMLMFAILYFGVMIDAGLFDPVVKLILKLVKGDPMKIVVGTAALTMIVSLDGDGATTYMITVSAMLPLYQRLGMSRLVMACVIMLAGGVFNILPWGGPTARAASALGVDVGHIFVPMIPAMIAGVCWVLFVAYMLGRKERKRLGVVELQPLQSKAAKAAQAAQEELDAALVPQKAYAGFEQPRQVNAAMSGYTPAAGATQFGHSDGARFVGRRAGADRKVVHLNCPPEVENCDDIKVGDPKTARPKLIWVNFGLTLALMVMLVLAVLPLPVLFMIAFAIAIMINYPNMEEQKERIAAHAGNVLPVVSLIFAAGIFVGILQGTKMVDAIAASVIYAIPEWMGPHLAIVTGLLSIPFTFFISNDAFYFGIVPILAKAAAVYGITGAEIGRASIIGQPVHLLSPLVASTYLLVGMAKVEFGDHQRYTLLWAISASLVMLVAALVCGVIPFMGVAS; this is encoded by the coding sequence ATGTTGACCGTGCTTGCTTATTCGATGGTCGTGGTGTTTATGTTCTTGATCATGACCAAGCGCCTGCCGGCGCTGGTCGCGCTGATCCTGGTGCCGATCATCTTTGGCGTGATCGGCGGCTTTGCCCCCGAGCTCGGCCCGATGATGCTGGCCGGGATCAAGCAACTGGCGCCGACCGGCGTCATGCTGATGTTTGCCATCCTGTACTTCGGCGTCATGATCGATGCGGGCCTGTTCGATCCGGTCGTCAAGCTGATCCTCAAGCTGGTCAAGGGCGACCCGATGAAAATCGTGGTCGGCACGGCCGCGCTGACGATGATCGTCTCGCTCGACGGCGACGGCGCCACCACCTACATGATCACCGTCTCGGCCATGCTGCCGCTGTACCAGCGCCTCGGCATGAGCCGCCTGGTGATGGCCTGCGTGATCATGCTGGCTGGCGGCGTGTTCAACATCCTGCCATGGGGAGGGCCGACCGCTCGCGCTGCCAGCGCCCTGGGCGTAGACGTCGGCCACATCTTCGTGCCGATGATCCCGGCCATGATCGCCGGCGTATGCTGGGTGCTGTTCGTGGCCTATATGCTGGGCCGCAAGGAACGCAAGCGTCTTGGCGTGGTGGAGTTGCAGCCGCTGCAATCGAAAGCGGCCAAGGCCGCCCAGGCGGCCCAGGAAGAGCTGGACGCCGCGCTGGTTCCGCAAAAGGCTTACGCCGGTTTCGAACAGCCGCGCCAGGTGAACGCCGCCATGAGCGGTTACACGCCGGCCGCTGGCGCCACCCAGTTCGGTCACAGCGACGGCGCCCGTTTCGTGGGCCGCCGCGCCGGCGCCGACCGCAAGGTCGTGCACCTGAACTGCCCGCCGGAAGTCGAGAACTGCGACGACATCAAGGTCGGCGATCCGAAGACCGCGCGTCCCAAGCTGATCTGGGTGAATTTTGGGCTGACCCTGGCGCTGATGGTAATGCTGGTGCTGGCCGTGCTGCCGCTGCCGGTGCTGTTCATGATCGCGTTTGCGATTGCCATCATGATCAACTACCCGAACATGGAAGAGCAAAAGGAGCGCATCGCCGCCCATGCCGGCAATGTGCTGCCGGTGGTGTCGCTGATCTTCGCGGCCGGTATTTTCGTCGGCATCCTGCAAGGCACCAAGATGGTCGATGCGATTGCCGCCAGCGTGATCTATGCAATTCCCGAGTGGATGGGCCCGCACCTGGCCATCGTCACCGGCCTGCTCAGCATTCCGTTCACGTTCTTCATCTCGAACGACGCGTTTTACTTCGGCATCGTGCCGATCCTGGCCAAGGCCGCTGCCGTGTACGGCATCACCGGCGCCGAAATCGGCCGCGCTTCGATCATCGGCCAGCCGGTGCACTTGCTCAGCCCGCTGGTGGCCTCGACCTACCTGCTGGTGGGCATGGCGAAGGTGGAGTTCGGCGATCACCAGCGCTATACCTTGCTGTGGGCCATCTCGGCGTCGCTGGTGATGCTGGTGGCGGCGCTGGTGTGCGGTGTGATTCCGTTCATGGGCGTTGCCAGCTAG